The genomic DNA TTGGCCTGATTAGCTTGCTTGATGTGACCTCGCCTGATGATATCTTTCATCATATTAATCCATGTCATGAAGACACGTTCTCTCTTTAAGATTGTAGTAGAAAGAGGCATGTGAATGGGGCTGCACTGAACAGTCAGGAGGCTCGCACGAGACACCATTCCTATATCAGATAGGGCCATCCCCTGTAAAACAGACATGGTTACCTGCGACCGAAACAGATCTACAGGAAACCTGAGACATCACTGAGAGAAACACTTTACAAGCAAAAAGGACAGATAGTGTAGATAAGGAACATGACCGTGTCTGGTAAACACATTTCTACACAAGTTTTAGAGTATGGACTGCAACGACACATTCCCTCTTCAACAGAGCTGAAGTGATCTTTGTGTAGTGGTCCTCCTATTCCTGAGGTAGGAAAATATAATTGTGTATCAGTTTTAAACAGCTGAATTCCTAACAATACCAAAACCAAGGCAACCTTCTAGAATTACAGTATATCTTCTGTTTAGATGATGTGTAAATGTACACTGCAATGTAATGCACCTGTCAAATGTAAGTTGGATTTATTTGTTGAACTCCTGACCTTGCATTGCACTGTAAAAATAATTCTTACTGTATAAAATAAGTGGGCAATGCAAACCATGCCATAACATGAATAAGTCAGATGCAAATTCAGCTCTTTAGAGAGTAGGTGGCTATGAATTTTGGTGGCCAATTATTCATGTCAGATATTCAATTGCGACGACTAGGCCTAATAAAATGGAAACGGTGGACAGAGTGTGAAAGGTGTGATTTTGGCCATCCATGTACTGATGCACTGGAAGTAGCCATTGCTCTTTCTTCGTGACACACTGCTAGTCTTTCCTTTCTATTCCTGTCCCAGCCCATCCGCTTTAGTTAACCAATTAGGCAACAGCTTAGTAGGACAGTGGAAAGATGGCTCTGCCTGTCTAATCTTCACAGTCATCCACACACTGTGTGAGGACACTACTGGTGAGAGATGAACTGCATGTTCCTATAATACATGTGTGGCTATAATGTATAAATGATACATACCCTCCCCCCCTTTTAAAGGTATGAATATGgctatggtatttagcagaggCTTTTGTCCCAAGCAATATACACCAACAACACAAATGCAACAGTAAACCATTTAAAAGTTGATAATACTATAGCCATATATGCCATGAATAGTTCAAAAGAGTAATGGAGGTCCATGTGAACCATAGCCCGCCCTTCTATGTACTTCCGCTCAGTTTTCATCTCCCTGCAGTACATCGTCTGGGTCTGCAGTATATTCGCGGGTATTGTGGGCACTGTGAGGACCCTGAAGCAGTGGCTGTTTTTGCAAAATAGCTTCTTTTCTGAGATGTTGACCCTGGTGAGCTGTACTTCCAAAGAACTAATGTTAGTCCAAGGCTGCATAACATCACAAGGCATATTATTATTAGTTTGCACTGCTTGAAACTTGTGCACAAACTGAGTCACTACTGTGCAGGTCacaataatatactgtattttattatgttataatatgtataggctactgtattatgTGTAATGTGCTGTATCATACATATGTTATTATACATGGCTGGCTGGCTAAGTTCTCTatgatgctttattggcataaataaataaagtaattattgccaaagctacaggtataacatgtactgtattacaTGTTGCCTACACTTACATACATCTATATCTAAATCAATTTAAATTAAGTAGCTGAGTtatcgctctctcgctctctctttttctctctcactctctcatttgaGCATTTGAGTTGATTACAATTTATGTACAGCTGCTCATTTACTGAAACTATATAAAGGCAGCTTTAATTGTGGACAttatataggctaggcctattcaAAATAGTTACATAATTTAATTTAGTCTCAACTGGAATGATTAACTATGGTCAACTTCAACTCAACCTATATGACCACTGACCATGCCTTAGTTGCTACTatagcattgcgctgtcatggaccTTTCATGTGTAACCCTGTAcaactcttcttctctccttctccatctcttaaCTCTCCCTTAATtaactcttctctctgtcttgccatttatctccctctgctccccctctctctcaactctccatTTTCTCAGTATAACACTGATACTAACCATCTAACAAACTCTatgtctttatttctttctttcttttctgtcccttttttctttgaggcatttttagtttttttagtctctctctctcgctcactcactcactcactcactcactcactcactcacacacacacacacacacacacacacacacacacacacacacacacacacacacacacacacacacacacacacacacacacacacacacaaacgaaactgcactcacaaacacacacacaaagaggagcacacacacatcacaaaacacacactctgcacagtAAACAGCCTATGAttcacagtaggctatatagacaaaagtaggggatggagtaggagatggagacaaattgacaagttTAATTTATGTTTTGTGGAGAACACTTGCAGGACTGGgcagcggtcatattttgtaccgcttggCGGTACATATGCTCTATTCTAGGACGACGAGTTGAGTTGCTGTTCACCTCCACTCAACACTGCACTCTGCTGGCCCAAACCAGTGCTCTTCCCTTGTACTGTAGGCTAGATCCACTCCTATTGAATGGGTGCATGCACcagaaacagtagcctaataataaaaaaaaaagaagataggCCTAGGCATGCTCTCTACAGATTGCAGGTTCCACCCTGTCTAAAAGTTTATGAAAAATAATTACCGGCCTCATTGACGGGCACACAATTTGCCACAATTTAAAGAAGTTCTTATAGCCTAGTGTCAATCACCATTAGGCCTAAAGATATTAAATGAACAGCTCGCAACGATGTCGTTCTAATAACCTAAAATAAACAATTGCATCATGGTTCGAAACCGAAAGTAAAACCTTctttcttaggctactgtaaTCTTAGCTGTGGCTATTCATGGAAATGACTTTTGCTCCCTAATAAAACAGCGGTTATCCAGGCTGCGTTATAGCCTACATTGAGTCTTCGCTGTGTCGTAGCCTACCATCGGACAAGTAAGTTCTAAACAAAAAGAGCAATTCAGTAGGTAAATCAAATGGCATTCCTTAggttaggctagcctactctgAGTCATAGCACATCCAAGTAGCTGGTTGCTAGATTACTATACGTTGAAGACCAAGCAACATTTTGTATCCACTGTCTCTGTTCCATTGTTGAAGTGAACGTTAACTTTATTCGAGgagtttttttccccatgtCGTAGGCTACTCGCAAGACAACAAGCCGTCAGTAATAAAAGCATTGCCGAAACGTTCGATCATTCATGGGTGCGGCTGCTGCATGAAACTTGCAAAATGATTCTGATTCAGTTTCTTTAGCCTTTACCACCCCAAGCTGATTATCACTCTAAAGCTGGTGTGTCTTAACATCGCTGAACCCAGTTGTGTTCGTTTTATTTTGCTGTTTATGTATGGCGACTGTAACTCGTTTTGTAAAATGACATCTAATTGTGATAGACTTTGCATCAGCGTGtggtctatttatctatctatctatctatctatctatctagtaggCTAATGTCTTTTGGCCCAGATAGGCTAATATTCAAATTGTATCAAACAAGcttaacaaataatcatacaaaagtaggctattgtttaTAGCCTAAGCaaatagtccccccccccccccccccccccccccccccccatgctagAACAATTATGGATGTTTTTACTGAATTGGTGTAAATATACACTCTGGGTTTCATTTTATTGGCCAATTTACATACAAGAATGGGTCTGTGAAGAAATATTCTTCTTGTAAAGCTGTGTTGTGAGTTAACTGATGTTCCCCTTCAGTTGTCCACTGCATAGTAATAAATAACATAGATCAGCACAAATAAAGATTGCCCCACTTACTGTAAGTTTAGCTGACATTTTATTGAGTtcggaccttttttttttgcaatggaAAACACTGAATGAAtaaacataatgaaaacatgacaacgCCATTCCctactggccattttggcatggtgtttttttccccagctattaactggtttgatttgcattgagctcaatgaggaTGTGTTGCAGATCAGAGGAGATCTTCAATTTACCTGTCGTGGAACACTGTTGTGGAACACTGTCTGAATATTATTAATGTCTTGTTTTACTGTCTTTGTCAGGAATGCTGTGGTTGCTGATCCTTGTACCTGTGTGTGGTGCATCAGGTAAGTTGCTTTTCTGATTTCTTCTGAAGTCTCTGAGGTACAAAAAGGCTGCTTGCTTGTATTGGGTACTACAGTCATGCCAGCTAATGACAGTGTTTTCTGATCTGGTGCTTAGAGGATCTCTTCTTTATTTACACGTTGCCCAATATTCAAATAATTAGTCACACTATTAAACATGTACACCATATGAAGAGCGGTCACCTTTTTAGATTAGGAAAAACTTCTTTATAAAAAATCTTTATGTTAAACTAAATACATCTTTATGTGGAATCCAATGTAGAAAGTCTTTTGTGACCCTCTCCCTCTACAGTACCTGACACATTCGCTGTGTTTGTTCCTGATGGCCCACTCTCTGTGTGGAAGGGATCCTCGATCATCCTGCCCTGTTCACTCTCTCCTGCGTTCACTGAATCACTGGAGGTGCGCTGGCACCGACCTGATGAATTCAAAACTCCCGTTCTGCTTTATGAGAAGCAGCAGATCCAGCAGCAGCCGGCTGACCCTCAGTACAAGGGCAGGGTGCGCCTGGTAGGGGAGCTGCAGAAGGGCAACTTATCCCTGGAAATAGACAATGTCCAACTGGCAGACAGTGGAGATTATGTCTGCTATGTTTCTGCTAAGACTTTGTACAAAGTGGCCCAAATTCACCtagttgtgaaaggtgaggagtGGCGAAAAATCACCCACTTCATTAAACATTACTGTCAGTTACTGTATCATTGCATTGATAATACAGTGATTTAACAAAACATTCTTGATTGTCAGAAACTTTCATACACTCATAATTCTGAGTTCAAAGTATACTTTTATCAAAGATAAGTAAATTCTCCCCGtcaccctccacctctccctttaGCGATGGGCACTCCACCAATCATTTCAGACTCTGATGGTGGCAGTGGACAGGTGAACGTTACCTGTGAATCAGAGGGTTGGTCACCACAGCCCACACTCACCTGGAGAAACAAAGGAGGTGCAGAAATCCCCAGTGAGAGCCATCATAGTGCACCAGGTAAATACAGTCATGTATTTTAAAATGCACTATACAcctaatatgtactgtatggatgTGCATTATGTGGTAAATTAATTAATAGATTAGACAGACTGTTCATTTAGATTGACAAAAGTTTTGTTTGCATCTAAGCATTTATTTTCAGTATGCAGCAAACACAGTGTTTGGACAACAGCTTAAGTCATTATCAGTGTTCTCTATCTGCAATGTTTTTCTCAGATGCCAATGGACTTGTGAGTGTGACTTCCTGGCTGGTGCACTCTTCCTCTGAGTGGATTGCGTGCTCTGTAGGTCTCTCTGAAgacgagagaaaagagagcagaTTCTTACCAGGGACAGGTATAAATGTGAC from Sardina pilchardus chromosome 2, fSarPil1.1, whole genome shotgun sequence includes the following:
- the LOC134062253 gene encoding butyrophilin subfamily 1 member A1-like isoform X2: MLWLLILVPVCGASVPDTFAVFVPDGPLSVWKGSSIILPCSLSPAFTESLEVRWHRPDEFKTPVLLYEKQQIQQQPADPQYKGRVRLVGELQKGNLSLEIDNVQLADSGDYVCYVSAKTLYKVAQIHLVVKAMGTPPIISDSDGGSGQVNVTCESEGWSPQPTLTWRNKGGAEIPSESHHSAPDANGLVSVTSWLVHSSSEWIACSVGLSEDERKESRFLPGTVNELHKTLAEMESLKQKSGGLWKDGLIVLFFLLSLTASIVAVVLYRKGLGKSKDRDLKNSDETGMPLAPDNQDQRKEVETLTRKDLSGPFT